CGCCGATGTTCCTGGTCGATAACGGAATGGTAACTGTCACGCCCTGGTCTTGCCCGGATGGGGATCATTGGGGGAAAGTCGCTTCACCGGCCTTGGCACGAGTTGTCCAGATTCGCCGGTCGAGTGCCTTGCGCAGCACGAGGACTTCCGGACCACGAGGCGGTTCCGGCGGAGACGCCGGCCGGCCGAGGGAGGCGCGTACGTGATCGAGTTCCCCGAGGAGCCGCGCGCGTCCTCGTCCGGGTCCCACGGGTCCGGCCGCGCGGCCCAGCCCGCCACCGAGGCCGAGCTCTGGCTGCGCCGCGAACTGGCCTTCCTGCACCGGGTGGAGCGGCGCATCCTGCGCCGGGCCCACTGGCGCCGGGAGGCCTGGCGGCTGGTCGCCGTCGGGTCCATACTCGCGGTATTCGCGCTCTGCTGGTACCTGGCCGCGGCCGCCACCGGCAGCCCGACGAACAGCGCCTGCCCGAGCAAGGCGGCCACGACCGCGGCCGCGCACAGTTCCACCGACCAAGGCTCCACGCACCCGTCCGGTCCGACATCGAACACGAAGGCCGCCCCGGGCACCGCAGCATCCTGCGGTTCCTAGTTCCAGGCCTGACGCACGTTCCGCTCCGGCCGCGGGCACCCGCCCGCGGTTCCGCAGGGTTCTGCCGGTCCGGCGGCGGGCGGCGAGTTGCTCCGTACGGGTGTCCGCGGGGCCTTGTCGTCACTCTTACGGGCGCCTGACAGGACTAGCGGCCCTCGCGTAAGGTCATCGAGGTATCGAGAAGAGCTTGTACGAGGCATGATGCGCACGGTGCCCGGCTAGACTGACCCCGGCCGAGCACACCGGTTCCGGGCCCGAGGGCGTCGAAGGCCGGAGCCGGCACTCGGGCACCGAGAGCACCGCCGAGCACGAAAACCGCATCACATCACAACTTCAACCAACCGAATCAGGGTAGACGTATCAGGCACCGTGGTGCTGACAGCGACGTCACCGACGGTATGGCAAGGCCGCTGGGGAAGGCGAACCTCGTCCGTACGCCGTGGAGTAGACGCTGTTGCTATCTAAGGAGCCCGACGTGCCCACCCGTGTCACTCGTGGAGTGCTGTACATCCACTCGGCGCCCCGCGCACTGTGCCCGCACGTCGAGTGGGCGGTCGCCGGGGTACTCGGCGTGCGCGTGAGCCTGGACTGGACCCGGCAACCCGCCTCGCCGGCGCTCTGGCGCTCCGAGCTGTCCTGGGAGTCCCAGCCCGGCACCGCCACCCGGCTGACCTCCGCCCTGCGCGGCTGGGAGCAGCTGCGCTTCGAGGTCACCGAGGAGCCCTCGCAGGGCGCCGAGGGGGAACGTTACTCCTCCACGCCCGAACTCGGGGTGTTCCACGCGGTGACGGGCGTGCACGGGGACATCATGATCACCGAGGACCGGCTGCGCACCGCCATGCTGCACGCCACCCGGGGCGCGGATCTGCTGGAGGAGCTGAGCGCGCTGCTCGGCCGGCCCTGGGACGACGAGCTCGAGCCCTTCCGCTGCGCGGGCGACGGCGCGCCGGTGCGCTGGCTGCACCAGGTCGGCTGAGCATCCGGGCCGCGCCGTCCTGGCGGCGGTCCGCGGCCGTTCTCGCCGCTACTTCGCCTTCACGGCCATCCGCTGGCCGCGCTCGGCCAGGGTCTGCGCCGCCGCCGGGGACAGGCCGATGCGCTCGCCGAGCTCGGCGAAGGTGAGCCGGTCGAACCGGCGCGGATCGGTCAGCTCGGCCGCCGCCAGCGCCTGGTACGCGGCGGCACGCTCGGCCGCCGCCTTGAACGCCTCGGTCAGCTTGGTCGCCCGCTCGAGCAGCTCGGCGGGATCGGCCAGATCCTCCAGTCCGAAGAACCTGGCCCGATCGGCTTCCGGCACGGCAGGGTCGAACAGCAAGGGGACCGGGCTGGATTTGGGCTGCTGCTTCACTCGTCCACAGTCTCACGGGTGAGCGGTCCCGTTCAACGACGGCGGTGGGAACGCTCCGCACGGGTGGCCGCCGTTGCAGATGCAACAACCTGCCGGTGCTCCGCGGCCGCGGGTGAAGCGGACGGCCCGGCCGTGGCCTGCTCGGCCCGCTCCTTGCTCCGCGCCCGCTCCGACCTGCTCCGAGACGGCGCCAAACCCGCTCGAACCCGCGCGTCGGTGCTTTCCCGCGCAGGTCGCTCCCGCAGTGCTCCCGAAACTCCAGACACCCGCGGCTCAACTGGCCCGCAGCAGCCGGCGGACCAGCCCCGGCACCTCCTGCGGACCCTCCAGCATCAGATCGGCCAGGTCGCCCAGCGGATCGCCCTCCGTGTTCGCCACGGCCACCCGCACCGCGGTGAACTGCGGAGCCCGCTCGGCCCGCTCGGACAGCGCCTCGAAGCCGGGACGATCGCCCAGGTCGTCGCCGAAGAACCAGGCGCCGGCCAGCTCCGGCAGCCGCGTCAGCGCGTCGCGCACCACGGCACCCTTGTCCCGCTGCACCGGCGGCTTGAGCTCCACCACCATCCGGCCGCGCTGCACCTTCAGCCCGTGCTCGCGCGCGTACTGCTCGACCCACTCCTCGGCGGCCTCGGCCAGGTCGGGCGAGTTGCGGTAGTGCACCGCGCAGGAAAGCCCCTTGTCCTCGATCAGCGCACCCGGCAGCGCCCGCTTCGCCTCCTCCACCGCCACGCCCATCACCTCGCGGTAGGGCGCCGCCTCGGGCAGCGTGTGCACGGTGGCCCCGCCGTCCGGCGAGAACTCCAGGCCGTACAGGCCGTGCAGCTCCGGCCCCTCGCCGCTCGCGCCGGCCTCGGACGACGCGCCGACCTGCCGGGCCAGGAACGCCACCGGCCGGGCCGAGACCACGGCGCAGTAGCCGCAGTGCGCGGCCAGCTCCCGCAGCGCCTCGGGCGCGTCCGGCACCGGCCCGACCTTCTCCGGATCCGGCCCGATGGCGCTGAGCGTGCCGTCGAAGTCGAAGAAGAACGCGGTGCGGCGCAGCTGTTCCCTGTTCATCAGACCCCTCATGCTGCGTGCGGAAACACGGCTGGATGCAGCCGGGTCAACGGTATACGGGGGAGCGGCGGGTGCGTGCCCCCGGCACGCCGGGCCCGGACCTACTATCGGCCTATCAGCCCGCGTCGGCGCCGACCTGACGGACCGCCGGCTCCTCGGCCGCGGGCTTCGGCAGCGTCCGCAGCAGCCCCTGCGCCACCGGGTTGCGGATCAGCCGGGCCGGCGAGGTGCGGCCCCGGCAGAAGTCCGCGAACATCCGCCAGGCCACCGGAATGCGCGTCACCACCCGGTGGAAGAACGCCGGGTGCCGCTCGAACAGCGCCAGCATGGACCGGCCCGCCTGCATCTCCGGGCCCAGCAGATGCTCCACCGCCGCGGTGTACCCGGCGTCGGCCGACCCGCCGTCCTGCCCGACCCGGGCCCGCCGGGCCAGCTCCGCCGCGCTGTGCCCGGCCAGCGCCCCCGACCGCAGCGCGAACGAGATGCCCTCGCGCGTCCACGGCTCGAGCAGGCCCGCGGCGTCCCCGGCCACCAGCACCCGGCCCCGGCTGAGCGGCGAACCGGCCTCCCGGCACCGGGTCAGGTGGCCCGAGTCCGAGACGGTCGGGAAGCTCTCGAGCCCGAGCCGCTTGATGAAGTCGCGGTAGTACTTGCGCGTCCCCTCGCCCTCGCCGCGCGCGGATATCACCCCGACCGTGAGCACGTCGCCCTTCGGGAACACCCAGCCGTACGAGCCCGGCAGCGGCCCCCAGTCCACCAGCACCCGGTGCGCCCACTCCCCGGCCACCGCCGGCGGCACCTGGATCTCGGCCTCCAGCCCCAGATCGACCTGCTCGCAGCGCACGCCGACGTAGCGCCCGATCCGGCTGGCCGACCCGTCCGCGCCCACCACCGCGCGCGCCCGCACCGACGTGCCGTCAGCCAGGTTCAACGTCACCGGTCCGGTCGATGAAGGTTGGTCCACCATGCTGACGGAGGCACCCGTCCGCAGCACCGCCCCGGCGTCCACCGCGGCCTTCGCCAGAGCCAGGTCGAACTCCGCCCGGTTCACCAGCACCAGCAGGTCCCCGGCCTTGTCCCGGCGGGTGCGCTCCTTGGCGCCGTCGTGGGTGAAGGTGATCGCGTCGATCCGCTGGCGCACCGGGACGTCGAAGCCCTCCGGCAGCGCGCGGCGGGAGTAGCCGATCAGGCCGCCGCCGCAGGTCTTGTAGCGCGGCAGCTCCGCCTTCTCCAGCAGCAGCACCCGCCCGGCTCCGGCCTCGGCGGCGCTGCGCGCGGCGTTGGCGCCGGCGGGCCCGGCGCCCACCACCACCACGTCCCACAGGTCCGATTCCGCCGTCTCGCTGAGGTCTTTCGGAGCTTCGATCACGGGTGAAGGGTAATCGGCGTTCGGCGGGGTGCGCAGCTTGACGACGCAGGGTCGGTTAAGGTCACCGAATGTGACGCTGACCCGGGCGGCCGCGGGCGTGCGGCACTACGTGAGCCGCGCCCCGGCGACGTTCATCTGGCTGGTGGTCCTGACCATCACCACGTACATCATCAGCCGCTTCCACCCCGCCTTCCGCGACCACTTCCTGCGCCAGCGCTCCACCAACCTGCACGAGCTCGGCCGCAACCCGATCAGGGTCCTGGTGAGCAGCGCGATGTGGATCGACGGCGGCGGCCTGTGGATCTACTACCTCCTCTACAACCTCTTCCACGTCCCGGTGGAGCGGATCCTGGGCACCGGACGCTGGCTGGTGGTGGTCATCTCGGCGCACGTGGGCGCGACGTACCTGAGCGAGGGCGTCGTCTACTGGGAGGTGAGCCACGGCTACATGTCCTCGCGCGCGATCTTCACCCTCGACGTGGGCGTCAGCTACGCCCTCGCCGGATCCGCCGCGGTGCTCGCCTTCCTGATGGCGAAGCCGTGGTGCTATCTGTACGGCGGGATGCTGCTCGCCTTCTACGCGTACAACCTGATCACCGGCGACACGTTCACCGACCTCGGCCACTTCACCGCGGTGCTGATCGGCTTCTCCTGCTACCCGCTGACCCGGATCACCGACTACCGCTGGGACCCGATCGCCGTCTACCGGTCACTGCGCGCCCGAGCAGCGGCGAAGCTCTCGCAGTAACAGGCTTGTGGGGTCCCGTACCCTTTCCGCATGAGCCCCCGTTCCACGAGCCGAAGTGTCGGCGTCAGCCTCGGCGTCGCGTCCTCGACCTGCTTCAGCGCCTCCGGCACCTTCGCCAAGGCGTTGACGGACGCAGGCTTCAGCCCGCTCGAAGCGGTGTGGATGCGGGTGCTCGGCGCCTGCGCGCTCCTCGTCGTGGCCACGCTCGTGCTGCGCGGGCCCGCGGCGTTCACCCGGATGTGGCGGGACCGCACGGTCGGACGCGCGGTGGTCACGTTCGGACTCGTCGTCGTGGCATCGTGTCAGGGCCTGTACTTCGTCGCGGCGAGCCGGCTGCCGGTGGGCATAGCGATCCTGCTCGAGTTCACCGGCCCGGTCCTGGTGGTGTGTTACCTGCGCCTGATCCGCCGTCAGCACGTACGCCCCGCCGCGTTCGCCGGCATCGGCCTGGCAATGGTCGGCCTATGTTGCGTTGTCCAGATCTGGACCGGCATGCAGCTCGACGCGGTAGGCCTCGCCTGCGGCCTAGGCGCGGCCGCGGGCAACGCCACGTACTTCGTCATACTCGACAAACTCACCGGCACCGTGGACGCACTCACACTCACGTCGGGCGGCATGGTGGTCGGAACGGTGGCGCTCGCGCCCCTGGCCACCCCGTGGGACGCGCCCTGGCACCTGCTCGGAGGCACGGTGGACATCGGCAGCAACCACGTCGCCGGCTGGCTCGTGGTCGCGCTGCTCATACTGGTGAGCACGGTGATCGCCTACGTCATCGGCGGCATGGCCGTCCAGCGCCTCTCCGCCCCCGTGGCCGCGGGCGTGTCCTACGTCGAGCCCGTCAGCGCCTGCATCCTCGCCTGGATCCTCCTCGGCGAGCGCCTCGACGCCGTCCAGATCATCGGCGGCCTCGTCGTCCTCACCGGCGCCTACATCGCCCAGAGCGCCGCCCAGCCCAGGGTTGGCGAGGTGCTCATGCCCGACGCCCTCATCCCCACCCCCGCCGAATCCCCGCGCAGCGGAGCGAAGTGACGTAGCGCGGGGGATCGGGAGTCCAGAGGGCGGAGCCCTTTGGTGTGAGGGGCGCGGGGGCCATGCCCCCCGACCAGCACGGCGTGGGTGGGCGCTACTGGGTTCGAACCAGTGACATCCGCCTTGTAAGGGCGGCGCTCTACCGCTGAGCTAAGCGCCCGGAACGGCCCGTCGGGGCCGGTGCAGTGCCCCAGTGTAGCGGCACGGGTGTGGGGCCTGGCCACGCCACTTTCCCGGTTGTCCGGGATGTGGACGGCCGGCCGGCTAAATCCGGACTTTCCCCGGCCCGGGCGCCCAGTGCAGGCCCCAGCCGTAGGCGGCGTCGATCTCGCTCTGGTAGCCGGGGAAGAACTTGCTCTCGGTGCGCAGGGCGAACTCGGCGCCGCCGCGCTGGATCATCACCGCGGCGCAGCTCCTGGCCTTGCTGGTGCTCTGGCGGTCCAGGTTCAGGCTCAGCGCGGGACCGCTGCTGGGGTAGAGGGTCAGGGTCGCGCCGACCTTGGTCAGGTCGTCGGAGCCGCCGGCCAGCAGGACGAAGATCAGCACGCGCTGGAAGTGGCCGCTGTGGTCCATGTTGACGAACAGGTTCTCGCCGGTGGACGAGCCGGTGCGGTCGTCCCGGTCGAGGCGGATGTAGGGCGGGCGGGCGAAGTCGCCGTTGCGCTGGCCGGCGGCCTGGACGACGCCGCGCTGGCCGTCGGTGAACTGGTAGAGGCAGCCGAGGTCGAGGTCCACCTTCGGGCCGGCCGCGCCGCCGGCGCCCATCGCCGGCTCGATCCGGCGGCGGAACGGACGGCCGCGGCCGCCGGCCTCCTCGGGGCCGCTCCAGCGCAGGTTGACCCGCAGCGTGCCGCTGGCCGCGCCGATGCGCGAGAGCGGGATGTCGCCGACCGCGGCGTTCAGACCCAGCCGGTTGAACGGCGCCTGGCCGCCGCTGTTCCAGTCGATCCCGGACACGGGCCCCCACCTTCGCCACTCGGCCGCTCGGCTCCGGGCCCGCACGGGCCCAGGCACAGTATGCCCGCCGCGGACGCCCGGGACGCCTCGCGCGTGGCGTACGCGGGCGCGTGGGGGGCGTGCGGAAAGGAAGTACGGCGGCTCCGGATCTGCCGGAGCCGCCGTGGATGAGCCTTCTCTCGCCTTCGCTACGCGGCCAGGCCGGTCAGCGCCTCGCGGTACGCGGACAACGGCCTGGCCTCGCTGATCGGATTGACCAGGGACCAGCGCAACACGCCGTCCGGGTCGATCAGGAAGCTGCCGCGCCCGGCGCAGCCGCGGGACTCGTCGAACACGCCGTAGCTACGCGCGACCGCGCCGTGCGGCCAGAAGTCGGAGAGCAGCGGGAAGCCGAAGCCCTCCTGGTCCGCGTAGCCGCGCAGGGCGTGCATCGGGTCGCAGGAGACGGCCACCAACCGCACCCGCTCCCCGTCGAACTCCGCTCCGGCATCCCGCAGCGCCGCCAGCTCGCTGCCGCACACCCCGGAGAAGGCGAACGGGTAGAACACCACCAGCGTCGACCGGCCGTCCGGCGCCTTGCCGCCGACCTCGGTCTCCGCTCCGTGCTGGTCCTTGAGCGCGAATCGCGGTGCCGGCCGACCCGCCGGCAAGCTCACCGCTTGCCCACCTTGGCCTTGGGCGCGACCAGCCGGGTACCGGCCCAGTCCCTCCCGGCCGAGACCGAGCTGGTCTGGGTCAGCCCCGCGGTGGGCGCGGCCTCGCCGATGTCGCTCGGTTCGATATGGCCGGGCCGCCCCGCCTTGGGGGTGAGCAGCCAGATGTGGCCGCCGTCGGCGAGCGCGGTCAAGGCGTCGACCAAGACGTCCACCAGGTCGCCGTCGTCCTCGCGGTACCAGAGCAGAACGGCGTCGGCGACGTCCTCGTAGTCCTCGTCGAAGAGCTCGCCGCCGGTGACCGCCTCGATCTCGGAGCGCAGCTCCTCGTCGCAGTCCTCGTCGTAGCCGATCTCCTGGACCACCTGACCGTCGGTGAACCCGAGGCGGCGGGCCGCCTGGTGCTCACCGTCGGTCTCCGCGCGGTCCGCGGTGGCGCTCACGAAGGTGTTCCTCCCCGTCTGGGTGCCGGGCGTCGCGTCCTGCGCGGCCCGGATGCTGTTTTCATCCACGCGGCTAGTCCACACGGGCAACGCCCAGGACGCAAGTACCCCGCACCCGTTGCGCTCACAATGCGGCTCACCAACCCGGCCTGGTGTGGATCCGGCGGGCCGAGTTCGCCACCTGCGGGCCCGACGGCGCGGGGGTGAGGACCGGGGCGGGGACGGGGTTCGGCGGGGCCGCGACCGCGGCCGCCGGATGTTCGATCACCGCGTCCGGACCCGGGTAGAGCAGCTTCGTGCTCCCGTCGCGGAACTGGACCAGATAGGGCGGCGCGCCGTCGCTGCCGCGCACTTCGAGGATCTTGCCGAGCTGTTCCGTGGTGCCCAGGTGGTTGGTGTGGATGTGGAGGGTGTCGCCGATCACTGCACGCATGTGAGCCGCCTCTCGCGCGCTTTGGTTCCGATACTTGTGCCCCGGTGGTGCGGGCTCATGCCGTTCGCCGCGTCCGTTCACTCCAGTGTCGGGGCAGCGGCCGGGGGGCGCGCGCTGCGCGCAGTGACCGAGTGGTCACCACCCGCGCGCGACCCTTCCTCCTGGAATACAGCGCAACCGGGCCATTGCCAACACTTCGGCGCCGATCGGTCCAAAGCCCGCGCTCGGGCGGCGGTTCCGCCGAGGAATACGAGGACGTCCGACAATCGGACTCGACGCGCCCCGAAGCGGCCATTCGGAGTGGCATGTGACCCGATAAGGGTCGGTTACCCCCCGGTAGAGATGACGAGGGGAGCTCGTCCGTACGACCATGGGGAGGAACGAGGTACCGAACAGTAGGACGCACGCGGCGGCCCGAACCGCCGACCCGCGCGCTTCGCGATCACTTCTAAGGACGAACGTGGCTAGCGGACGAGAGCGCTTCTCGATCATCAGTGACGGCCTGCCGAGCCAGCTGCCGGACATCGACCCGGCCGAGACCGGCGAGTGGATCGACTCCCTGGACGCGGTCGTCAACGAACAGGGGCGCCAGCGGGCCCGCTACCTGATGCTGCGCATGCTCGAGCGCGCCCGCGAGCACCAGGTGGGCGTCCCGGGCCTGCGCTCGACCGACTACATCAACACGATCGCGCCCGAGCGCGAGCCGTGGTTCCCGGGCGACGAGGACATCGAGCGCCGCATCCGCGCGTACATCCGGTGGAACGCGGCCATCATGGTCTCCCGGGCGAACCGGCCGGGCATGGGCGTGGGCGGGCACATCGCCACCTACGCCTCGGCCGCCTCGCTCTACGAGGTCGGCTTCAACCACTTCTTCCGCGGCAAGGACCACGGCGAGGCGGGCGACCAGGTCTACTTCCAGGGCCACGCCGCGCCGGGCATCTACTCCCGCGCCTACCTCGAGGGCCGGCTCACCGAGGCGCACCTCGACGGCTTCCGGCAGGAGCACAGCCACACCCCGGGCCTGCCGTCCTACCCGCACCCGCGGCTGATGCCGGGCTTCTGGGAGTTCCCGACCGTGTCGATGGGCCTCGGCCCGATCAGCGCGATCTACCAGGCCCGGTTCAACAAGTACCTGTACAACCGCGGCCTGTCCGACACCTCCCGCTCGCACGTGTGGGCCTTCCTCGGCGACGGCGAGACGGACGAGCCCGAGTCGCTCGGCGCCCTGTCCATCGCGGCGCGCGAGGAGCTGGACAACCTCACCTTCGTGATCAACTGCAACCTGCAGCGCCTCGACGGTCCGGTACGCGGCAACGGCAAGATCATCCAGGAGCTCGAGTCCACCTTCCGCGGCGCGGGCTGGAACGTGATCAAGGTCATCTGGGGCCGCGACTGGGACAACCTGCTGGCCCAGGACGTCGACGGCGCGCTGGTGAACAAGATGAACACCACCCCGGACGGCCAGTTCCAGACCTACTCGGTGGAGTCCGGCGCGTACATCCGGGAGAACTTCTTCGGCGGCGACGCGCGGCTGCGCAAGATGGTCGCCGGGATGAGCGACGAGGAGCTGCGCCACCTCTCCCGCGGCGGCCACGACTACCGCAAGGTGTACGCGGCGTTCAAGGCGGCCCGCGAGCACGTGGGCCAGCCCACCGTGATCCTCGCCCACACCATCAAGGGATGGACGCTGGGCAAGGACTTCGAGGGCCGCAACGCCACGCACCAGATGAAGAAGCTGACCAAGGCGGAGCTCAAGGAGTTCCGCGACCGGCTGCACCTGCCGATCACCGACGAGCAGCTCGCCGCCGACCTGCCGCCGTACTTCCACCCGGGCGCCGACTCGGAGGAGCTGCAGTACCTCAAGGAGCGGCGCGCGGCCCTCGGCGGCTACCTGCCCACCCGCCAGGTGCGGCCCAAGGCGCTCAAGCTGCCGGGCGACGCGGTCTACGCGGACCTGAAGAAGGGCTCGGGCAAGCAGTCGGTGGCCACCACCATGGCCTTCGTGCGGCTGCTCAAGGACCTGATGAAGGACAAGGAGATCGGCGCCCACTTCGTGCCGATCATCCCGGACGAGGCGCGCACCTTCGGCATGGACTCGCTCTTCCCGACGGCGAAGATCTACTCGCCGCACGGGCAGACCTACGAGGCCGTGGACCGCGAGCTGCTGCTGTCCTACAAGGAGTCGAAGCAGGGCCAGATCCTGCACGAGGGCATCAGCGAGGCCGGCGCCACCGCGTCGCTGGTCGCGGCCGGCACCTCGTACGCGACGCACGGCGTGCAGATGATCCCGATCTACATCTTCTACTCGATGTTCGGGTTCCAGCGCACCGGCGACCAGTTCTGGCAGTTCGCCGACCAGATGGGCCGCGGCTTCGTGCTCGGCGCGACGGCCGGGCGCACCACGCTGGCCGGTGAGGGCCTGCAGCACGCGGACGGCCACTCGCACCTGATCGCCTCGACCAACCCGGCCGTGGTGGCCTACGACCCGGCGTTCGGGTTCGAGATCAGCCACATCGTGCAGGAGGGCCTGCGCCGGATGTACGGCTCCTCGGCCGAGCACCCGCACGGCGAGGACGTGTTCTACTACGTCACGGTCTACAACGAGCCGGGCGTGCAGCCCGCCGAGCCGGCC
This genomic window from Actinospica robiniae DSM 44927 contains:
- a CDS encoding DUF3145 domain-containing protein, which codes for MPTRVTRGVLYIHSAPRALCPHVEWAVAGVLGVRVSLDWTRQPASPALWRSELSWESQPGTATRLTSALRGWEQLRFEVTEEPSQGAEGERYSSTPELGVFHAVTGVHGDIMITEDRLRTAMLHATRGADLLEELSALLGRPWDDELEPFRCAGDGAPVRWLHQVG
- the otsB gene encoding trehalose-phosphatase — protein: MNREQLRRTAFFFDFDGTLSAIGPDPEKVGPVPDAPEALRELAAHCGYCAVVSARPVAFLARQVGASSEAGASGEGPELHGLYGLEFSPDGGATVHTLPEAAPYREVMGVAVEEAKRALPGALIEDKGLSCAVHYRNSPDLAEAAEEWVEQYAREHGLKVQRGRMVVELKPPVQRDKGAVVRDALTRLPELAGAWFFGDDLGDRPGFEALSERAERAPQFTAVRVAVANTEGDPLGDLADLMLEGPQEVPGLVRRLLRAS
- a CDS encoding geranylgeranyl reductase family protein, giving the protein MIEAPKDLSETAESDLWDVVVVGAGPAGANAARSAAEAGAGRVLLLEKAELPRYKTCGGGLIGYSRRALPEGFDVPVRQRIDAITFTHDGAKERTRRDKAGDLLVLVNRAEFDLALAKAAVDAGAVLRTGASVSMVDQPSSTGPVTLNLADGTSVRARAVVGADGSASRIGRYVGVRCEQVDLGLEAEIQVPPAVAGEWAHRVLVDWGPLPGSYGWVFPKGDVLTVGVISARGEGEGTRKYYRDFIKRLGLESFPTVSDSGHLTRCREAGSPLSRGRVLVAGDAAGLLEPWTREGISFALRSGALAGHSAAELARRARVGQDGGSADAGYTAAVEHLLGPEMQAGRSMLALFERHPAFFHRVVTRIPVAWRMFADFCRGRTSPARLIRNPVAQGLLRTLPKPAAEEPAVRQVGADAG
- a CDS encoding rhomboid-like protein encodes the protein MTLTRAAAGVRHYVSRAPATFIWLVVLTITTYIISRFHPAFRDHFLRQRSTNLHELGRNPIRVLVSSAMWIDGGGLWIYYLLYNLFHVPVERILGTGRWLVVVISAHVGATYLSEGVVYWEVSHGYMSSRAIFTLDVGVSYALAGSAAVLAFLMAKPWCYLYGGMLLAFYAYNLITGDTFTDLGHFTAVLIGFSCYPLTRITDYRWDPIAVYRSLRARAAAKLSQ
- a CDS encoding EamA family transporter, translated to MSPRSTSRSVGVSLGVASSTCFSASGTFAKALTDAGFSPLEAVWMRVLGACALLVVATLVLRGPAAFTRMWRDRTVGRAVVTFGLVVVASCQGLYFVAASRLPVGIAILLEFTGPVLVVCYLRLIRRQHVRPAAFAGIGLAMVGLCCVVQIWTGMQLDAVGLACGLGAAAGNATYFVILDKLTGTVDALTLTSGGMVVGTVALAPLATPWDAPWHLLGGTVDIGSNHVAGWLVVALLILVSTVIAYVIGGMAVQRLSAPVAAGVSYVEPVSACILAWILLGERLDAVQIIGGLVVLTGAYIAQSAAQPRVGEVLMPDALIPTPAESPRSGAK
- a CDS encoding redoxin domain-containing protein, yielding MSLPAGRPAPRFALKDQHGAETEVGGKAPDGRSTLVVFYPFAFSGVCGSELAALRDAGAEFDGERVRLVAVSCDPMHALRGYADQEGFGFPLLSDFWPHGAVARSYGVFDESRGCAGRGSFLIDPDGVLRWSLVNPISEARPLSAYREALTGLAA
- a CDS encoding DUF3052 family protein, with product MSATADRAETDGEHQAARRLGFTDGQVVQEIGYDEDCDEELRSEIEAVTGGELFDEDYEDVADAVLLWYREDDGDLVDVLVDALTALADGGHIWLLTPKAGRPGHIEPSDIGEAAPTAGLTQTSSVSAGRDWAGTRLVAPKAKVGKR
- a CDS encoding DUF1918 domain-containing protein, which translates into the protein MRAVIGDTLHIHTNHLGTTEQLGKILEVRGSDGAPPYLVQFRDGSTKLLYPGPDAVIEHPAAAVAAPPNPVPAPVLTPAPSGPQVANSARRIHTRPGW
- the aceE gene encoding pyruvate dehydrogenase (acetyl-transferring), homodimeric type, coding for MASGRERFSIISDGLPSQLPDIDPAETGEWIDSLDAVVNEQGRQRARYLMLRMLERAREHQVGVPGLRSTDYINTIAPEREPWFPGDEDIERRIRAYIRWNAAIMVSRANRPGMGVGGHIATYASAASLYEVGFNHFFRGKDHGEAGDQVYFQGHAAPGIYSRAYLEGRLTEAHLDGFRQEHSHTPGLPSYPHPRLMPGFWEFPTVSMGLGPISAIYQARFNKYLYNRGLSDTSRSHVWAFLGDGETDEPESLGALSIAAREELDNLTFVINCNLQRLDGPVRGNGKIIQELESTFRGAGWNVIKVIWGRDWDNLLAQDVDGALVNKMNTTPDGQFQTYSVESGAYIRENFFGGDARLRKMVAGMSDEELRHLSRGGHDYRKVYAAFKAAREHVGQPTVILAHTIKGWTLGKDFEGRNATHQMKKLTKAELKEFRDRLHLPITDEQLAADLPPYFHPGADSEELQYLKERRAALGGYLPTRQVRPKALKLPGDAVYADLKKGSGKQSVATTMAFVRLLKDLMKDKEIGAHFVPIIPDEARTFGMDSLFPTAKIYSPHGQTYEAVDRELLLSYKESKQGQILHEGISEAGATASLVAAGTSYATHGVQMIPIYIFYSMFGFQRTGDQFWQFADQMGRGFVLGATAGRTTLAGEGLQHADGHSHLIASTNPAVVAYDPAFGFEISHIVQEGLRRMYGSSAEHPHGEDVFYYVTVYNEPGVQPAEPAGIDVDGLLKGLYRFQAAPEGPADRPRAQLLASGVGLPWILKAQQLLADDWGVSADVWSATSWTELRREALAVDEHNFLHPEEPARTPYVTEILGATDGPVVAVSDFMRAVPDQIAQWVPGDYTSLGADGFGFADTRGAARRFFHIDAESVVVATLAQLAKRGEVKRDAVAEAINRYQLHDVKAAGAGPTGGDA